A section of the Gasterosteus aculeatus chromosome 10, fGasAcu3.hap1.1, whole genome shotgun sequence genome encodes:
- the dync1i1a gene encoding dynein cytoplasmic 1 intermediate chain 1a isoform X23, protein MSDKSDLKAELERKKQRLAQIRQEKKIKEEERKKKEVRKKSESQQKREATPEDSDLDRKRRETEALLQSIGISPEPPLVPTPVSPSKSGSTPSEAGSQDSTDGGAAAAAAGRTLQWDADPSVLQLQADSELGRRMQRLGACKITQVDFLPKEVVAYCKETQTPLTAHLSEVEEEEEDEEMTEVKPGPESEQQDEEDNRENAEGPFPVLRELTEEERQQILHSSEFQSFFDCSIRVMERALAEDRDIFFDYSGRDPEDKEGDSGSGSSLSFSRLFYDEHWSKHRVITCLDWSTQYPELLVASYNNNEDAPHEPDGVALVWNIKFKKATPEYVFHCQSPVVSVGFARFHPNLVVGGTYSGQIVLWDNRSHRRTPVQRTPLSAAAHTHPVYCVNVVGTQNANNLITVSTDGRMCSWSLDMLSQPQESMELVYNKSKPVAVTGMAFPTGDVNNYVVGSEEGTVYTASRHGSKAGICEMFEGHQGPVTGISCHSAVGTVDFSHLFITSSFDWTVKLWSTKHNRPLYSFEDNADYVYDVMWSPVHPATFAAVDGMGRLDLWNLNNDTEVPTASVTIEGASALNRVRWSTGGKEVAVGDSEGRVWIYDTGELSATHTDDWGRFARTLMEIRANRADGEEEGPLELAS, encoded by the exons ATGTCGGACAAAAGTGACTTAAAGGCGGAGCTGGAGCGCAAGAAGCAGCGCCTCGCCCAAAtcagacaggaaaaaaagataaaggaggaggagaggaagaagaaagaggtaAGGAAAAAA TCAGAGAGCCAGCAGAAGAGAGAGGCCACCCCGGAGGATTCCGACTTGGACCGAAAGCGCCGGGAGACCGAGGCCCTGCTCCAGAGCATCGGCATCTCACCGGAGCCTCCGCTAG tcCCGACCCCTGTGTCACCCTCCAAATCAGGGAGCACACCTAGTGAGGCGGGCAGCCAGGATTccactgatggaggagcagcagcagcagcagcaggcag GACGCTGCAGTGGGACGCAGACccctctgtgctgcagctgcaAGCTGATTCTGAGCTCGG GCGCAGGATGCAGAGGCTGGGAGCCTGTAAGATCACACAGGTAGACTTCCTTCCCAAGGAGGTGGTGGCTTACTGCAAGGAGACACAGACGCCGCTCACCGCCCACCTGTCTGAAG tggaggaagaagaggaggatgaagagatgaCGGAGGTGAAGCCAGGCCCCGAGTCTGAACAGCAGGATGAAGAGGACAACAGGGAAAATGCAGAAG GCCCATTTCCAGTCCTGCGCGAactgacagaggaggagaggcagcagaTCCTGCACTCTTCTGAGTTTCAGAGCTTCTTCGACTGCAGCATCCGGGTGATGGAGAGAGCTCTGGCCGAGGACCGAGACATTTTCTTTGACTACAGCGGCCGGGACCCGGAGGACAAAGAggg AGACTCGGGGAGCGGCTCCAGTCTGTCCTTCAGTCGTCTCTTCTACGATGAACACTGGTCGAAACATCGCGTGATCACATGTCTCGACTGGTCCACTCAG tATCCCGAGTTGCTGGTTGCCTCCTATAACAATAATGAAGATGCTCCTCATGAACCGGATGGTGTTGCGCTTGTATGGAACATCAAATTTAAGAAGGCCACACCAGAATACGTCTTTCACTGTCAG TCTCCAGTGGTATCGGTGGGCTTCGCCAGGTTTCATCCCAACCTGGTTGTGGGCGGGACTTACTCGGGACAAATCGTCCTGTGGGACAACCGCAGTCACCGCCGGACGCCCGTCCAGAGGACTCCTCTGTCTGCCGCTGCTCACACT CACCCTGTGTACTGCGTGAACGTGGTCGGCACACAGAACGCCAACAACCTGATCACTGTGTCCACAGACGGCCGGATGTGCTCCTGGAGTCTGGACATGCTTTCCCAGCCACAG GAGTCCATGGAGCTGGTATACAATAAATCCAAACCCGTAGCGGTGACAGGCATGGCTTTTCCCACGGGAGATGTTAACAACTATGTGGTCGGGAGTGAGGAGGGCACTGTGTACACTGCATCCAGACACGGCAG CAAGGCGGGTATCTGCGAGATGTTCGAGGGCCACCAGGGGCCGGTGACGGGCATCAGCTGCCACAGCGCAGTGGGCACCGTCGACTTCTCCCACCTCTTCATCACGTCCTCCTTCGACTGGACCGTCAAACTCTGGAGCACCAag cACAACAGGCCTCTGTACTCGTTTGAGGACAACGCCGACTATGTGTACGACGTCATGTGGTCGCCTGTGCACCCTGCAACCTTCGCCGCCGTGGACGGCATGGGCCGCCTGGACCTGTGGAACCTCAACAATGAcaccgag GTACCGACTGCCAGTGTGACGATTGAGGGTGCGTCGGCCCTCAACAGGGTGCGCTGGTCGACGGGGGGAAAGGAGGTGGCTGTGGGTGACTCTGAAGGCCGAGTGTGGATCTACGATACTGGAGAG
- the dync1i1a gene encoding dynein cytoplasmic 1 intermediate chain 1a isoform X22: MSDKSDLKAELERKKQRLAQIRQEKKIKEEERKKKESESQQKREATPEDSDLDRKRRETEALLQSIGISPEPPLVPTPVSPSKSGSTPSEAGSQDSTDGGAAAAAAGSFYKLDFTNRTLQWDADPSVLQLQADSELGRRMQRLGACKITQVDFLPKEVVAYCKETQTPLTAHLSEVEEEEEDEEMTEVKPGPESEQQDEEDNRENAEGPFPVLRELTEEERQQILHSSEFQSFFDCSIRVMERALAEDRDIFFDYSGRDPEDKEGDSGSGSSLSFSRLFYDEHWSKHRVITCLDWSTQYPELLVASYNNNEDAPHEPDGVALVWNIKFKKATPEYVFHCQSPVVSVGFARFHPNLVVGGTYSGQIVLWDNRSHRRTPVQRTPLSAAAHTHPVYCVNVVGTQNANNLITVSTDGRMCSWSLDMLSQPQESMELVYNKSKPVAVTGMAFPTGDVNNYVVGSEEGTVYTASRHGSKAGICEMFEGHQGPVTGISCHSAVGTVDFSHLFITSSFDWTVKLWSTKHNRPLYSFEDNADYVYDVMWSPVHPATFAAVDGMGRLDLWNLNNDTEVPTASVTIEGASALNRVRWSTGGKEVAVGDSEGRVWIYDTGELSATHTDDWGRFARTLMEIRANRADGEEEGPLELAS; the protein is encoded by the exons ATGTCGGACAAAAGTGACTTAAAGGCGGAGCTGGAGCGCAAGAAGCAGCGCCTCGCCCAAAtcagacaggaaaaaaagataaaggaggaggagaggaagaagaaagag TCAGAGAGCCAGCAGAAGAGAGAGGCCACCCCGGAGGATTCCGACTTGGACCGAAAGCGCCGGGAGACCGAGGCCCTGCTCCAGAGCATCGGCATCTCACCGGAGCCTCCGCTAG tcCCGACCCCTGTGTCACCCTCCAAATCAGGGAGCACACCTAGTGAGGCGGGCAGCCAGGATTccactgatggaggagcagcagcagcagcagcaggcag cTTTTACAAATTGGATTTTACAAATAG GACGCTGCAGTGGGACGCAGACccctctgtgctgcagctgcaAGCTGATTCTGAGCTCGG GCGCAGGATGCAGAGGCTGGGAGCCTGTAAGATCACACAGGTAGACTTCCTTCCCAAGGAGGTGGTGGCTTACTGCAAGGAGACACAGACGCCGCTCACCGCCCACCTGTCTGAAG tggaggaagaagaggaggatgaagagatgaCGGAGGTGAAGCCAGGCCCCGAGTCTGAACAGCAGGATGAAGAGGACAACAGGGAAAATGCAGAAG GCCCATTTCCAGTCCTGCGCGAactgacagaggaggagaggcagcagaTCCTGCACTCTTCTGAGTTTCAGAGCTTCTTCGACTGCAGCATCCGGGTGATGGAGAGAGCTCTGGCCGAGGACCGAGACATTTTCTTTGACTACAGCGGCCGGGACCCGGAGGACAAAGAggg AGACTCGGGGAGCGGCTCCAGTCTGTCCTTCAGTCGTCTCTTCTACGATGAACACTGGTCGAAACATCGCGTGATCACATGTCTCGACTGGTCCACTCAG tATCCCGAGTTGCTGGTTGCCTCCTATAACAATAATGAAGATGCTCCTCATGAACCGGATGGTGTTGCGCTTGTATGGAACATCAAATTTAAGAAGGCCACACCAGAATACGTCTTTCACTGTCAG TCTCCAGTGGTATCGGTGGGCTTCGCCAGGTTTCATCCCAACCTGGTTGTGGGCGGGACTTACTCGGGACAAATCGTCCTGTGGGACAACCGCAGTCACCGCCGGACGCCCGTCCAGAGGACTCCTCTGTCTGCCGCTGCTCACACT CACCCTGTGTACTGCGTGAACGTGGTCGGCACACAGAACGCCAACAACCTGATCACTGTGTCCACAGACGGCCGGATGTGCTCCTGGAGTCTGGACATGCTTTCCCAGCCACAG GAGTCCATGGAGCTGGTATACAATAAATCCAAACCCGTAGCGGTGACAGGCATGGCTTTTCCCACGGGAGATGTTAACAACTATGTGGTCGGGAGTGAGGAGGGCACTGTGTACACTGCATCCAGACACGGCAG CAAGGCGGGTATCTGCGAGATGTTCGAGGGCCACCAGGGGCCGGTGACGGGCATCAGCTGCCACAGCGCAGTGGGCACCGTCGACTTCTCCCACCTCTTCATCACGTCCTCCTTCGACTGGACCGTCAAACTCTGGAGCACCAag cACAACAGGCCTCTGTACTCGTTTGAGGACAACGCCGACTATGTGTACGACGTCATGTGGTCGCCTGTGCACCCTGCAACCTTCGCCGCCGTGGACGGCATGGGCCGCCTGGACCTGTGGAACCTCAACAATGAcaccgag GTACCGACTGCCAGTGTGACGATTGAGGGTGCGTCGGCCCTCAACAGGGTGCGCTGGTCGACGGGGGGAAAGGAGGTGGCTGTGGGTGACTCTGAAGGCCGAGTGTGGATCTACGATACTGGAGAG
- the dync1i1a gene encoding dynein cytoplasmic 1 intermediate chain 1a isoform X25: MSDKSDLKAELERKKQRLAQIRQEKKIKEEERKKKEVRKKSESQQKREATPEDSDLDRKRRETEALLQSIGISPEPPLVPTPVSPSKSGSTPSEAGSQDSTDGGAAAAAAGSFYKLDFTNRRRMQRLGACKITQVDFLPKEVVAYCKETQTPLTAHLSEVEEEEEDEEMTEVKPGPESEQQDEEDNRENAEGPFPVLRELTEEERQQILHSSEFQSFFDCSIRVMERALAEDRDIFFDYSGRDPEDKEGDSGSGSSLSFSRLFYDEHWSKHRVITCLDWSTQYPELLVASYNNNEDAPHEPDGVALVWNIKFKKATPEYVFHCQSPVVSVGFARFHPNLVVGGTYSGQIVLWDNRSHRRTPVQRTPLSAAAHTHPVYCVNVVGTQNANNLITVSTDGRMCSWSLDMLSQPQESMELVYNKSKPVAVTGMAFPTGDVNNYVVGSEEGTVYTASRHGSKAGICEMFEGHQGPVTGISCHSAVGTVDFSHLFITSSFDWTVKLWSTKHNRPLYSFEDNADYVYDVMWSPVHPATFAAVDGMGRLDLWNLNNDTEVPTASVTIEGASALNRVRWSTGGKEVAVGDSEGRVWIYDTGELSATHTDDWGRFARTLMEIRANRADGEEEGPLELAS, translated from the exons ATGTCGGACAAAAGTGACTTAAAGGCGGAGCTGGAGCGCAAGAAGCAGCGCCTCGCCCAAAtcagacaggaaaaaaagataaaggaggaggagaggaagaagaaagaggtaAGGAAAAAA TCAGAGAGCCAGCAGAAGAGAGAGGCCACCCCGGAGGATTCCGACTTGGACCGAAAGCGCCGGGAGACCGAGGCCCTGCTCCAGAGCATCGGCATCTCACCGGAGCCTCCGCTAG tcCCGACCCCTGTGTCACCCTCCAAATCAGGGAGCACACCTAGTGAGGCGGGCAGCCAGGATTccactgatggaggagcagcagcagcagcagcaggcag cTTTTACAAATTGGATTTTACAAATAG GCGCAGGATGCAGAGGCTGGGAGCCTGTAAGATCACACAGGTAGACTTCCTTCCCAAGGAGGTGGTGGCTTACTGCAAGGAGACACAGACGCCGCTCACCGCCCACCTGTCTGAAG tggaggaagaagaggaggatgaagagatgaCGGAGGTGAAGCCAGGCCCCGAGTCTGAACAGCAGGATGAAGAGGACAACAGGGAAAATGCAGAAG GCCCATTTCCAGTCCTGCGCGAactgacagaggaggagaggcagcagaTCCTGCACTCTTCTGAGTTTCAGAGCTTCTTCGACTGCAGCATCCGGGTGATGGAGAGAGCTCTGGCCGAGGACCGAGACATTTTCTTTGACTACAGCGGCCGGGACCCGGAGGACAAAGAggg AGACTCGGGGAGCGGCTCCAGTCTGTCCTTCAGTCGTCTCTTCTACGATGAACACTGGTCGAAACATCGCGTGATCACATGTCTCGACTGGTCCACTCAG tATCCCGAGTTGCTGGTTGCCTCCTATAACAATAATGAAGATGCTCCTCATGAACCGGATGGTGTTGCGCTTGTATGGAACATCAAATTTAAGAAGGCCACACCAGAATACGTCTTTCACTGTCAG TCTCCAGTGGTATCGGTGGGCTTCGCCAGGTTTCATCCCAACCTGGTTGTGGGCGGGACTTACTCGGGACAAATCGTCCTGTGGGACAACCGCAGTCACCGCCGGACGCCCGTCCAGAGGACTCCTCTGTCTGCCGCTGCTCACACT CACCCTGTGTACTGCGTGAACGTGGTCGGCACACAGAACGCCAACAACCTGATCACTGTGTCCACAGACGGCCGGATGTGCTCCTGGAGTCTGGACATGCTTTCCCAGCCACAG GAGTCCATGGAGCTGGTATACAATAAATCCAAACCCGTAGCGGTGACAGGCATGGCTTTTCCCACGGGAGATGTTAACAACTATGTGGTCGGGAGTGAGGAGGGCACTGTGTACACTGCATCCAGACACGGCAG CAAGGCGGGTATCTGCGAGATGTTCGAGGGCCACCAGGGGCCGGTGACGGGCATCAGCTGCCACAGCGCAGTGGGCACCGTCGACTTCTCCCACCTCTTCATCACGTCCTCCTTCGACTGGACCGTCAAACTCTGGAGCACCAag cACAACAGGCCTCTGTACTCGTTTGAGGACAACGCCGACTATGTGTACGACGTCATGTGGTCGCCTGTGCACCCTGCAACCTTCGCCGCCGTGGACGGCATGGGCCGCCTGGACCTGTGGAACCTCAACAATGAcaccgag GTACCGACTGCCAGTGTGACGATTGAGGGTGCGTCGGCCCTCAACAGGGTGCGCTGGTCGACGGGGGGAAAGGAGGTGGCTGTGGGTGACTCTGAAGGCCGAGTGTGGATCTACGATACTGGAGAG
- the dync1i1a gene encoding dynein cytoplasmic 1 intermediate chain 1a isoform X18: MSDKSDLKAELERKKQRLAQIRQEKKIKEEERKKKEVRKKSESQQKREATPEDSDLDRKRRETEALLQSIGISPEPPLVHSLQPVMSDSCFFHYLVPTPVSPSKSGSTPSEAGSQDSTDGGAAAAAAGSFYKLDFTNRTLQWDADPSVLQLQADSELGRRMQRLGACKITQVDFLPKEVVAYCKETQTPLTAHLSEVEEEEEDEEMTEVKPGPESEQQDEEDNRENAEGPFPVLRELTEEERQQILHSSEFQSFFDCSIRVMERALAEDRDIFFDYSGRDPEDKEGDSGSGSSLSFSRLFYDEHWSKHRVITCLDWSTQYPELLVASYNNNEDAPHEPDGVALVWNIKFKKATPEYVFHCQSPVVSVGFARFHPNLVVGGTYSGQIVLWDNRSHRRTPVQRTPLSAAAHTHPVYCVNVVGTQNANNLITVSTDGRMCSWSLDMLSQPQESMELVYNKSKPVAVTGMAFPTGDVNNYVVGSEEGTVYTASRHGSKAGICEMFEGHQGPVTGISCHSAVGTVDFSHLFITSSFDWTVKLWSTKHNRPLYSFEDNADYVYDVMWSPVHPATFAAVDGMGRLDLWNLNNDTEVPTASVTIEGASALNRVRWSTGGKEVAVGDSEGRVWIYDTGELSATHTDDWGRFARTLMEIRANRADGEEEGPLELAS, from the exons ATGTCGGACAAAAGTGACTTAAAGGCGGAGCTGGAGCGCAAGAAGCAGCGCCTCGCCCAAAtcagacaggaaaaaaagataaaggaggaggagaggaagaagaaagaggtaAGGAAAAAA TCAGAGAGCCAGCAGAAGAGAGAGGCCACCCCGGAGGATTCCGACTTGGACCGAAAGCGCCGGGAGACCGAGGCCCTGCTCCAGAGCATCGGCATCTCACCGGAGCCTCCGCTAG TCCATTCTTTGCAGCCTGTAATGTcagattcatgtttttttcattatttagtcCCGACCCCTGTGTCACCCTCCAAATCAGGGAGCACACCTAGTGAGGCGGGCAGCCAGGATTccactgatggaggagcagcagcagcagcagcaggcag cTTTTACAAATTGGATTTTACAAATAG GACGCTGCAGTGGGACGCAGACccctctgtgctgcagctgcaAGCTGATTCTGAGCTCGG GCGCAGGATGCAGAGGCTGGGAGCCTGTAAGATCACACAGGTAGACTTCCTTCCCAAGGAGGTGGTGGCTTACTGCAAGGAGACACAGACGCCGCTCACCGCCCACCTGTCTGAAG tggaggaagaagaggaggatgaagagatgaCGGAGGTGAAGCCAGGCCCCGAGTCTGAACAGCAGGATGAAGAGGACAACAGGGAAAATGCAGAAG GCCCATTTCCAGTCCTGCGCGAactgacagaggaggagaggcagcagaTCCTGCACTCTTCTGAGTTTCAGAGCTTCTTCGACTGCAGCATCCGGGTGATGGAGAGAGCTCTGGCCGAGGACCGAGACATTTTCTTTGACTACAGCGGCCGGGACCCGGAGGACAAAGAggg AGACTCGGGGAGCGGCTCCAGTCTGTCCTTCAGTCGTCTCTTCTACGATGAACACTGGTCGAAACATCGCGTGATCACATGTCTCGACTGGTCCACTCAG tATCCCGAGTTGCTGGTTGCCTCCTATAACAATAATGAAGATGCTCCTCATGAACCGGATGGTGTTGCGCTTGTATGGAACATCAAATTTAAGAAGGCCACACCAGAATACGTCTTTCACTGTCAG TCTCCAGTGGTATCGGTGGGCTTCGCCAGGTTTCATCCCAACCTGGTTGTGGGCGGGACTTACTCGGGACAAATCGTCCTGTGGGACAACCGCAGTCACCGCCGGACGCCCGTCCAGAGGACTCCTCTGTCTGCCGCTGCTCACACT CACCCTGTGTACTGCGTGAACGTGGTCGGCACACAGAACGCCAACAACCTGATCACTGTGTCCACAGACGGCCGGATGTGCTCCTGGAGTCTGGACATGCTTTCCCAGCCACAG GAGTCCATGGAGCTGGTATACAATAAATCCAAACCCGTAGCGGTGACAGGCATGGCTTTTCCCACGGGAGATGTTAACAACTATGTGGTCGGGAGTGAGGAGGGCACTGTGTACACTGCATCCAGACACGGCAG CAAGGCGGGTATCTGCGAGATGTTCGAGGGCCACCAGGGGCCGGTGACGGGCATCAGCTGCCACAGCGCAGTGGGCACCGTCGACTTCTCCCACCTCTTCATCACGTCCTCCTTCGACTGGACCGTCAAACTCTGGAGCACCAag cACAACAGGCCTCTGTACTCGTTTGAGGACAACGCCGACTATGTGTACGACGTCATGTGGTCGCCTGTGCACCCTGCAACCTTCGCCGCCGTGGACGGCATGGGCCGCCTGGACCTGTGGAACCTCAACAATGAcaccgag GTACCGACTGCCAGTGTGACGATTGAGGGTGCGTCGGCCCTCAACAGGGTGCGCTGGTCGACGGGGGGAAAGGAGGTGGCTGTGGGTGACTCTGAAGGCCGAGTGTGGATCTACGATACTGGAGAG
- the dync1i1a gene encoding dynein cytoplasmic 1 intermediate chain 1a isoform X17: MSDKSDLKAELERKKQRLAQIRQEKKIKEEERKKKESESQQKREATPEDSDLDRKRRETEALLQSIGISPEPPLVHSLQPVMSDSCFFHYLVPTPVSPSKSGSTPSEAGSQDSTDGGAAAAAAGSFYKLDFTNRSGFSKNKSQAQSSRTLQWDADPSVLQLQADSELGRRMQRLGACKITQVDFLPKEVVAYCKETQTPLTAHLSEVEEEEEDEEMTEVKPGPESEQQDEEDNRENAEGPFPVLRELTEEERQQILHSSEFQSFFDCSIRVMERALAEDRDIFFDYSGRDPEDKEGDSGSGSSLSFSRLFYDEHWSKHRVITCLDWSTQYPELLVASYNNNEDAPHEPDGVALVWNIKFKKATPEYVFHCQSPVVSVGFARFHPNLVVGGTYSGQIVLWDNRSHRRTPVQRTPLSAAAHTHPVYCVNVVGTQNANNLITVSTDGRMCSWSLDMLSQPQESMELVYNKSKPVAVTGMAFPTGDVNNYVVGSEEGTVYTASRHGSKAGICEMFEGHQGPVTGISCHSAVGTVDFSHLFITSSFDWTVKLWSTKHNRPLYSFEDNADYVYDVMWSPVHPATFAAVDGMGRLDLWNLNNDTEVPTASVTIEGASALNRVRWSTGGKEVAVGDSEGRVWIYDTGELSATHTDDWGRFARTLMEIRANRADGEEEGPLELAS; encoded by the exons ATGTCGGACAAAAGTGACTTAAAGGCGGAGCTGGAGCGCAAGAAGCAGCGCCTCGCCCAAAtcagacaggaaaaaaagataaaggaggaggagaggaagaagaaagag TCAGAGAGCCAGCAGAAGAGAGAGGCCACCCCGGAGGATTCCGACTTGGACCGAAAGCGCCGGGAGACCGAGGCCCTGCTCCAGAGCATCGGCATCTCACCGGAGCCTCCGCTAG TCCATTCTTTGCAGCCTGTAATGTcagattcatgtttttttcattatttagtcCCGACCCCTGTGTCACCCTCCAAATCAGGGAGCACACCTAGTGAGGCGGGCAGCCAGGATTccactgatggaggagcagcagcagcagcagcaggcag cTTTTACAAATTGGATTTTACAAATAG GTCAGGTTTTTCTAAAAACAAGTCCCAAGCACAGAGCTCAAG GACGCTGCAGTGGGACGCAGACccctctgtgctgcagctgcaAGCTGATTCTGAGCTCGG GCGCAGGATGCAGAGGCTGGGAGCCTGTAAGATCACACAGGTAGACTTCCTTCCCAAGGAGGTGGTGGCTTACTGCAAGGAGACACAGACGCCGCTCACCGCCCACCTGTCTGAAG tggaggaagaagaggaggatgaagagatgaCGGAGGTGAAGCCAGGCCCCGAGTCTGAACAGCAGGATGAAGAGGACAACAGGGAAAATGCAGAAG GCCCATTTCCAGTCCTGCGCGAactgacagaggaggagaggcagcagaTCCTGCACTCTTCTGAGTTTCAGAGCTTCTTCGACTGCAGCATCCGGGTGATGGAGAGAGCTCTGGCCGAGGACCGAGACATTTTCTTTGACTACAGCGGCCGGGACCCGGAGGACAAAGAggg AGACTCGGGGAGCGGCTCCAGTCTGTCCTTCAGTCGTCTCTTCTACGATGAACACTGGTCGAAACATCGCGTGATCACATGTCTCGACTGGTCCACTCAG tATCCCGAGTTGCTGGTTGCCTCCTATAACAATAATGAAGATGCTCCTCATGAACCGGATGGTGTTGCGCTTGTATGGAACATCAAATTTAAGAAGGCCACACCAGAATACGTCTTTCACTGTCAG TCTCCAGTGGTATCGGTGGGCTTCGCCAGGTTTCATCCCAACCTGGTTGTGGGCGGGACTTACTCGGGACAAATCGTCCTGTGGGACAACCGCAGTCACCGCCGGACGCCCGTCCAGAGGACTCCTCTGTCTGCCGCTGCTCACACT CACCCTGTGTACTGCGTGAACGTGGTCGGCACACAGAACGCCAACAACCTGATCACTGTGTCCACAGACGGCCGGATGTGCTCCTGGAGTCTGGACATGCTTTCCCAGCCACAG GAGTCCATGGAGCTGGTATACAATAAATCCAAACCCGTAGCGGTGACAGGCATGGCTTTTCCCACGGGAGATGTTAACAACTATGTGGTCGGGAGTGAGGAGGGCACTGTGTACACTGCATCCAGACACGGCAG CAAGGCGGGTATCTGCGAGATGTTCGAGGGCCACCAGGGGCCGGTGACGGGCATCAGCTGCCACAGCGCAGTGGGCACCGTCGACTTCTCCCACCTCTTCATCACGTCCTCCTTCGACTGGACCGTCAAACTCTGGAGCACCAag cACAACAGGCCTCTGTACTCGTTTGAGGACAACGCCGACTATGTGTACGACGTCATGTGGTCGCCTGTGCACCCTGCAACCTTCGCCGCCGTGGACGGCATGGGCCGCCTGGACCTGTGGAACCTCAACAATGAcaccgag GTACCGACTGCCAGTGTGACGATTGAGGGTGCGTCGGCCCTCAACAGGGTGCGCTGGTCGACGGGGGGAAAGGAGGTGGCTGTGGGTGACTCTGAAGGCCGAGTGTGGATCTACGATACTGGAGAG